A stretch of the Brevundimonas sp. MF30-B genome encodes the following:
- the ccmC gene encoding heme ABC transporter permease CcmC: MFGLANPERFMRFTRPLTPVLWAAAAVLLAIGVWLSFIAPEDYQQGDTVRIMFVHVPAASLGLMAYGALGVASLFSLIFRHPLADAAARAAALPGAAFTALALITGSLWGQPMWGAWWVWDARLTSVLVLFLFYLGYMALRASIDDEAKAARAAAVLGLVGLINLPIVRFSVDWWNTLHQPASLLRVGGPSMDSAYLAPLLTMMAAYGVLFLALWITAIRTEVTRRRVLSIRARRALEA; encoded by the coding sequence ATGTTCGGCCTCGCCAATCCTGAGCGCTTCATGCGCTTCACTCGTCCTCTGACGCCCGTGCTCTGGGCTGCGGCGGCGGTGCTGCTGGCCATCGGCGTCTGGCTCAGCTTCATCGCGCCGGAGGACTATCAGCAAGGCGACACGGTGCGGATCATGTTCGTGCACGTGCCCGCCGCCTCGCTGGGCTTGATGGCCTATGGCGCGCTGGGCGTTGCCAGCCTCTTCTCACTAATCTTCCGCCACCCGCTGGCCGATGCGGCGGCGCGCGCGGCGGCTCTGCCGGGCGCGGCCTTCACGGCCTTGGCGCTGATCACGGGCTCTCTTTGGGGCCAGCCGATGTGGGGCGCCTGGTGGGTGTGGGACGCGCGTCTGACCAGCGTGCTGGTGCTGTTCCTGTTCTACCTCGGCTACATGGCGCTCAGGGCCTCGATCGACGACGAGGCCAAGGCGGCGCGCGCCGCCGCCGTGCTGGGCCTTGTCGGGCTGATCAACCTGCCGATCGTGCGGTTCTCGGTTGACTGGTGGAACACCCTGCATCAGCCGGCGTCCCTGCTGCGCGTTGGAGGCCCGTCCATGGATTCGGCCTATCTGGCGCCGCTGCTGACCATGATGGCGGCCTATGGGGTGCTGTTCCTGGCGCTGTGGATCACCGCGATCCGAACCGAGGTCACGCGCCGCCGCGTCTTGTCGATCCGCGCCCGCCGCGCTCTGGAAGCCTGA
- the ccmD gene encoding heme exporter protein CcmD, whose product MLDLDMSPYAAFVWPAWAISAVVLAGLVVRAGAASRRWSAALKAENSPQAAQGAVGPETRPQAAGSAIGPEQ is encoded by the coding sequence ATGCTGGATCTGGACATGAGCCCCTACGCCGCCTTCGTTTGGCCCGCCTGGGCGATCAGCGCGGTGGTCTTGGCTGGCCTGGTCGTGCGCGCCGGCGCCGCCTCGCGCCGCTGGAGCGCGGCGCTGAAGGCCGAAAACAGCCCTCAAGCCGCGCAAGGCGCGGTAGGACCGGAAACCCGCCCTCAAGCAGCGGGAAGCGCGATAGGGCCAGAGCAATGA
- the rsmI gene encoding 16S rRNA (cytidine(1402)-2'-O)-methyltransferase, with the protein MIDRPLFPPLAPPPRGVEAGLYLVATPIGNLRDITLRALDVLAAADLVLAEDTRVSGKLMAAYGLKAKLERCDDHASARAAEIAIERIREGAVVALVSDAGTPMVSDPGYVVARAVIAAGLPLHPIPGASSLLAALMLAGLPADRVTFAGFLPPKSAARKAMLEELRPGRQTLVFFESGPRLKDSLTDMAAVLGARPAAVTRELTKLYEDCVRGPLDALAQNPALDGPKGEIVVVVAPGDAEVATEADADAALAEALTRLPPGEAAAEVSKALNLSRKPLYRRALELKGAG; encoded by the coding sequence ATGATCGATCGGCCGCTTTTCCCGCCTCTCGCCCCGCCGCCGCGCGGGGTCGAGGCGGGCCTGTATCTGGTGGCCACGCCCATCGGCAATCTGCGCGACATCACCCTGCGGGCGCTGGATGTCCTGGCCGCCGCCGATCTGGTGCTGGCCGAGGACACGCGGGTGTCGGGCAAGCTGATGGCCGCCTATGGGCTGAAGGCGAAACTGGAGCGGTGCGACGACCACGCCTCGGCTCGCGCGGCCGAGATCGCCATCGAACGGATCCGCGAAGGCGCCGTCGTGGCCCTGGTGTCGGACGCCGGCACGCCGATGGTGAGCGATCCGGGCTATGTCGTCGCCCGCGCCGTGATTGCGGCCGGGCTGCCCCTGCATCCCATTCCCGGCGCCTCGAGCCTGCTGGCCGCCCTGATGCTAGCAGGGCTGCCCGCCGACCGCGTCACCTTCGCCGGCTTCCTGCCGCCCAAGTCGGCGGCGCGTAAGGCGATGCTGGAAGAACTGCGGCCGGGGCGGCAGACCCTGGTCTTCTTCGAGAGCGGACCACGCCTGAAGGACAGCCTGACCGACATGGCCGCCGTGCTGGGCGCGCGTCCGGCGGCGGTCACGCGCGAACTGACCAAACTCTATGAAGACTGCGTGCGCGGCCCGCTGGACGCCTTGGCGCAGAACCCGGCTCTGGACGGCCCGAAGGGCGAGATCGTCGTCGTCGTGGCGCCGGGCGACGCCGAGGTCGCCACCGAAGCCGATGCGGACGCGGCCCTGGCCGAAGCCCTGACCCGCCTGCCGCCCGGCGAGGCGGCCGCAGAGGTGTCCAAGGCGCTGAACCT
- a CDS encoding DsbE family thiol:disulfide interchange protein — protein MNRWLALLPLVVLAALAILFIGWSLKRDPAFKPDAMVGQPIPETVLPMLDGDRTGDAMLDLKTAGRGRPMIVNVFASWCAPCRLEHPQLLELQRRGVAVVGIAYKDDPAATRAFLDELGDPFAMVLVDREGRAGLDLGISGVPETFAVDAMGKITAKASGPLVQPADIEPLIRAIQAPPRALPTAPSR, from the coding sequence ATGAACCGCTGGCTGGCGCTCCTGCCCCTGGTCGTTCTGGCGGCCCTGGCGATCCTGTTCATCGGCTGGTCGCTGAAGCGCGATCCGGCGTTCAAGCCCGACGCCATGGTCGGCCAGCCCATCCCCGAGACGGTGCTGCCGATGCTGGACGGCGACCGGACCGGCGACGCCATGCTGGACCTGAAGACCGCCGGGCGCGGGCGGCCGATGATTGTCAATGTCTTCGCCTCCTGGTGCGCGCCCTGCCGGCTGGAGCACCCCCAGCTTCTCGAGCTTCAGCGCCGGGGCGTGGCCGTGGTGGGCATCGCCTACAAGGACGACCCCGCCGCGACCCGCGCCTTCCTGGACGAACTGGGCGACCCCTTCGCCATGGTGCTGGTCGATCGCGAGGGCCGGGCCGGCCTGGACCTGGGCATTTCAGGCGTGCCCGAAACCTTCGCCGTGGACGCCATGGGCAAGATCACCGCCAAGGCGTCCGGCCCCCTGGTCCAGCCCGCCGACATCGAGCCGCTGATCCGGGCCATCCAGGCCCCGCCCCGCGCCCTGCCGACCGCCCCATCCCGCTGA